Proteins from one Cicer arietinum cultivar CDC Frontier isolate Library 1 chromosome 3, Cicar.CDCFrontier_v2.0, whole genome shotgun sequence genomic window:
- the LOC101507471 gene encoding putative disease resistance protein At1g59780 isoform X3 — MVQVGQIGSTGKIKTCRLHDLMRDMCSSKARKEHFLYVIGRSQQNNSINNVSSSSSSSSSPSNILIDARNNGGVRRLALFLDQHVDKLIPFPPNELKNHQHLRSLVYFHDKKCRVESWKLLKDVFENFKLLRVLDLEGVKGSKGQSLPKEVGNLLWLKFLSLKRTRIQILPSSLGKLENLQSLNLQTVDKVSWDSTVEIPNIISKMKRLRHLYLPNWCGNVSGIMQLENLINLQTLVNFPASKCDVKDLLKLKKLKKLVLNDPRYFQKFTEIFIPNKKLECLESLSLKTDMLSFPDQVVDVENLVLGCPSLHKLHAEGIMEKLPKAQLFPPHLSKLTLWGCKLVEDPMVTLEKLLNLKYLSCWEMFVGKKMVCSLNGFRKLEVLVIRGFRNLEEWVVENHAMPCLYRLSICDCNKLMSVPDGLKFVDGLKELEITWMPKLFQTRLGIDGEDYHKVQHVPSIVFFN; from the coding sequence ATGGTTCAAGTTGGTCAGATAGGGTCTACTGGGAAGATTAAAACTTGTCGACTCCATGATTTAATGCGTGATATGTGTTCGTCAAAGGCTAGAAAGGAACATTTTCTATATGTTATTGGTAGATCACAACAAAATAATAGCATTAACAATGTATCATCTTCGTCGTcgtcatcatcatcaccatctAATATATTAATCGATGCAAGAAATAACGGTGGAGTTCGAAGGCTTGCTCTCTTCTTGGATCAACATGTTGATAAATTGATTCCATTTCCACCTAATGAGCTAAAGAATCATCAACATCTTAGATCTCTTGTATATTTTCATGATAAGAAATGCAGAGTGGAAAGCTGGAAACTACTTAAAGATGTTTTTGAGAACTTCAAACTACTTAGAGTTCTTGATCTTGAAGGAGTTAAAGGGTCAAAGGGACAATCGTTGCCAAAAGAAGTGGGAAATCTGTTATGGTTGAAGTTTTTGAGTCTGAAAAGAACTCGCATACAAATTCTTCCGTCTTCATTAGGAAAATTGGAAAATCTGCAGAGCCTAAATTTGCAAACCGTTGATAAAGTAAGCTGGGATTCTACCGTGGAAATTCCAAACATTATATCGAAGATGAAACGTTTGAGACATTTATATCTTCCTAATTGGTGTGGAAATGTTTCTGGTATCATGCAACTTGAAAATCTGATCAACTTACAGACACTAGTAAATTTTCCAGCTAGTAAATGTGATGTTAAAGATTTGTTGAAACTGAAAAAGCTCAAAAAATTAGTACTAAATGATCCAAGGTATTTTCAAAAGTTCACTGAAATTTTCATTCCAAATAAAAAGTTGGAATGCCTGGAATCATTGTCCTTAAAAACTGACATGCTTTCCTTCCCTGATCAAGTAGTAGATGTTGAAAACTTGGTGCTAGGTTGTCCTTCTCTTCATAAACTACATGCAGAAGGGATAATGGAAAAGCTTCCAAAAGCTCAACTATTTCCACCCCATCTTTCAAAGTTAACTTTGTGGGGTTGTAAGCTTGTGGAAGATCCTATGGTAACATTAGAGAAGCTTCTTAATTTGAAGTACCTAAGTTGTTGGGAAATGTTTGTTGGAAAGAAAATGGTATGCTCATTAAATGGTTTTCGTAAACTTGAAGTTCTAGTGATACGCGGCTTTCGTAATTTAGAGGAATGGGTGGTAGAGAATCATGCCATGCCTTGTCTTTATAGACTGAGTATATGTGATTGCAACAAGTTAATGAGTGTTCCTGATGGACTCAAATTTGTTGATGGTTTGAAGGAATTAGAGATCACATGGATGCCTAAATTATTCCAGACTAGGCTTGGAATTGATGGAGAGGATTATCATAAAGTCCAACATGTGCCATCCATTGTATTTTTCAACTAG
- the LOC101508105 gene encoding receptor-like protein kinase ANXUR2 gives MLLKYKSKHTSSSKKQYPTIIEELCHKFSLEDLKKSTNNFDEYRKIRKTKFSIVYKGYITHNGETDYPIALKRMRNIFDQWKFKKEIEFHCQLHHPNLTSLIGFCDQKDERILVYEYMVNGSLYDHLCSRDMELLSWKKRLEICIGAAKGLHYLHTGAKCTIFHCDIKPQTILLDDSMVPKLSHLGFSLQGKLYKSKPKPVKVDILIGSFVYMAPEYIRTNIFTDKCDVYSFGMVLLEVICTNYRHTIYDKMNMLENPNLTLQESINLINPANFLEKFTAYEIIDPILMRLIAPQCLEVFMDVMKRCLNIESNERPTMGEVEVKLEHALALQEEANNGKSNGDYYRQC, from the exons ATGCTTCTAAAATATAAGTCAAAGCATACAAGTTCATCCAAGAAACAATATCCAACAATCATAGAAGAGCTATGCCATAAATTTTCTCTGGAAGATCTTAAGAAATCAACCAATAACTTTGATGAATATAGAAAAATTAGGAAAACAAAATTCAGTATAGTGTACAAAGGTTATATCACACATAATGGTGAAACTGATTATCCAATAGCATTGAAGCGGATGAGAAATATATTTGATCAATGGAAGTTCAAGAAGGAAATTGAATTTCATTGCCAGCTTCATCACCCAAATTTGACATCTTTAATAGGATTCTGTGACCAGAAAGATGAGAGGATTCTTGTCTATGAGTACATGGTCAATGGCTCTCTCTATGATCACTTATGTTCAAGGGATATGGAACTACTTTCATGGAAGAAAAGGCTTGAAATATGCATTGGAGCTGCAAAAGGACTACACTACCTTCATACAGGAGCAAAGTGCACGATTTTTCATTGCGACATTAAGCCTCAAACCATTCTGTTAGATGACAGTATGGTACCGAAACTCTCACATCTTGGATTTTCCTTACAAGGGAAGCTTTATAAATCGAAGCCAAAACCAGTTAAAGTCGACATCCTTAttg GTTCATTTGTTTACATGGCACCGGAGTATATCCGCACCAATATTTTCACCGATAAATGTGATGTTTACTCCTTTGGTATGGTTCTACTTGAAGTAATATGCACAAACTACAGGCATACCATCTATGATAAGATGAACATGTTAGAGAATCCGAATTTGACTTTACAAGAGTCAATTAATCTAATTAATCCAGCTAACTTTTTGGAGAAGTTTACAGCTTATGAGATTATTGATCCTATTCTCATGAGATTGATTGCACCACAATGTTTGGAAGTGTTCATGGATGTAATGAAAAGATGCTTGAATATTGAATCAAATGAAAGACCAACAATGGGTGAGGTTGAGGTTAAACTTGAGCATGCTCTAGCATTGCAAGAGGAAGCAAATAATGGAAAAAGTAATGGTGATTATTACCGTCAATGTTAG
- the LOC101507471 gene encoding putative disease resistance protein At1g50180 isoform X1, whose protein sequence is MMVESVVSFTVERLGDLLIEEANLLHGVSDQIKKLQIELKRMRCFLRDADRKQGEGGETMKNWISEIRKLAYDAEDVIEIYAIKVAASGSMIPFYKLKHAHKVGNKIISINSQISDITRSLQTYGLTTTTTRDNEESHFALETQRQLRWSYSHVAEEFIVGLDEDIKQVVEWLINQEDQHCQLVYICGMGGLGKTTLAKNVYHYSSIRRHFEGFAWVYVSQQCKKREVWEGILLQLINSPTKEERDEIRNMRDEELAKKLYKVQQEKMCLIILDDVWSNETWDILSPALPLKSTKSKIVFTSRNKGISSHVDPKGLLHEPGFLSAEHSLALFQKKAFPSKDDPEFTICSDFERLGRDMVAKCAGLPLAIIVLGGLLATKETINEWEKIHKYIASYLIRGDVHERQSRLAEVLDLSYYDLPYQLKPCFLYLSQFPEDFEIPKNKLIQLWMAEGFVSSQYETERGETAEDVAERYLSSLISRCMVQVGQIGSTGKIKTCRLHDLMRDMCSSKARKEHFLYVIGRSQQNNSINNVSSSSSSSSSPSNILIDARNNGGVRRLALFLDQHVDKLIPFPPNELKNHQHLRSLVYFHDKKCRVESWKLLKDVFENFKLLRVLDLEGVKGSKGQSLPKEVGNLLWLKFLSLKRTRIQILPSSLGKLENLQSLNLQTVDKVSWDSTVEIPNIISKMKRLRHLYLPNWCGNVSGIMQLENLINLQTLVNFPASKCDVKDLLKLKKLKKLVLNDPRYFQKFTEIFIPNKKLECLESLSLKTDMLSFPDQVVDVENLVLGCPSLHKLHAEGIMEKLPKAQLFPPHLSKLTLWGCKLVEDPMVTLEKLLNLKYLSCWEMFVGKKMVCSLNGFRKLEVLVIRGFRNLEEWVVENHAMPCLYRLSICDCNKLMSVPDGLKFVDGLKELEITWMPKLFQTRLGIDGEDYHKVQHVPSIVFFN, encoded by the exons ATGATGGTTGAGTCAGTTGTGTCCTTTACAGTTGAAAGGCTTGGTGACCTACTAATTGAAGAGGCAAATTTGTTACATGGGGTAAGtgaccaaataaaaaaattgcaaattgaACTAAAGAGGATGCGATGCTTCTTAAGAGATGCTGATAGAAAGCAGGGTGAAGGTGGTGAGACTATGAAAAATTGGATATCCGAGATCAGAAAACTAGCTTACGATGCTGAGGATGTGATTGAAATTTATGCCATCAAAGTTGCAGCTTCAGGTTCAATGATTCCTTTCTACAAACTAAAACATGCTCACAAAGTTGGAAATAAGATTATATCTATTAATTCTCAAATATCTGACATTACAAGAAGTTTACAAACGTACGGTTtaaccacaacaacaacaagagaCAATGAAGAATCACACTTTGCATTGGAGACACAAAGACAATTAAGATGGTCTTATTCTCATGTCGCGGAAGAGTTCATTGTAGGGTTGGATGAGGACATAAAGCAAGTGGTGGAATGGCTAATAAATCAAGAAGATCAACATTGTCAATTGGTTTATATTTGTGGAATGGGTGGCCTAGGTAAAACAACACTTGCTAAAAATGTTTATCATTATAGTTCCATTAGGAGACACTTTGAGGGTTTTGCTTGGGTCTATGTATCTCAACAATGCAAAAAAAGAGAGGTTTGGGAGGGAATTTTACTTCAGCTAATTAATTCCCCTACCAAAGAAGAGAGAGATGAGATTAGGAACATGAGAGATGAAGAATTGGCTAAAAAGTTGTACAAAGTACAACAAGAGAAAATGTGTTTGATCATCTTGGATGATGTATGGAGCAATGAGACTTGGGATATTTTAAGTCCAGCTTTACCATTGAAAAGTACCAAGAGTAAGATAGTTTTCACGTCTCGCAATAAAGGCATCTCATCTCATGTTGATCCCAAAGGCTTGCTTCATGAACCTGGGTTCTTAAGTGCTGAACATAGTTTGGCATTGTTTCAGAAGAAAGCTTTTCCATCAAAAGATGATCCAG AGTTCACAATTTGCAGTGACTTTGAAAGATTAGGCAGAGATATGGTTGCAAAATGTGCTGGTCTGCCTTTGGCTATCATTGTCCTTGGAGGGCTTTTGGCTACAAAGGAAACAATCAATGAATGggaaaaaatacataaatatatagcTTCATACCTAATAAGAGGAGATGTACATGAAAGACAATCAAGATTAGCTGAGGTATTGGACTTAAGTTACTATGATTTGCCTTATCAACTGAAACCATGTTTTCTCTATTTAAGTCAATTTCCTGAAGACTTTGAGATAccgaaaaataaattaattcagTTGTGGATGGCAGAAGGTTTTGTTTCATCTCAATATGAGACCGAAAGGGGTGAAACAGCGGAGGATGTTGCCGAGCGATACCTCAGTAGCTTAATTAGTCGTTGCATGGTTCAAGTTGGTCAGATAGGGTCTACTGGGAAGATTAAAACTTGTCGACTCCATGATTTAATGCGTGATATGTGTTCGTCAAAGGCTAGAAAGGAACATTTTCTATATGTTATTGGTAGATCACAACAAAATAATAGCATTAACAATGTATCATCTTCGTCGTcgtcatcatcatcaccatctAATATATTAATCGATGCAAGAAATAACGGTGGAGTTCGAAGGCTTGCTCTCTTCTTGGATCAACATGTTGATAAATTGATTCCATTTCCACCTAATGAGCTAAAGAATCATCAACATCTTAGATCTCTTGTATATTTTCATGATAAGAAATGCAGAGTGGAAAGCTGGAAACTACTTAAAGATGTTTTTGAGAACTTCAAACTACTTAGAGTTCTTGATCTTGAAGGAGTTAAAGGGTCAAAGGGACAATCGTTGCCAAAAGAAGTGGGAAATCTGTTATGGTTGAAGTTTTTGAGTCTGAAAAGAACTCGCATACAAATTCTTCCGTCTTCATTAGGAAAATTGGAAAATCTGCAGAGCCTAAATTTGCAAACCGTTGATAAAGTAAGCTGGGATTCTACCGTGGAAATTCCAAACATTATATCGAAGATGAAACGTTTGAGACATTTATATCTTCCTAATTGGTGTGGAAATGTTTCTGGTATCATGCAACTTGAAAATCTGATCAACTTACAGACACTAGTAAATTTTCCAGCTAGTAAATGTGATGTTAAAGATTTGTTGAAACTGAAAAAGCTCAAAAAATTAGTACTAAATGATCCAAGGTATTTTCAAAAGTTCACTGAAATTTTCATTCCAAATAAAAAGTTGGAATGCCTGGAATCATTGTCCTTAAAAACTGACATGCTTTCCTTCCCTGATCAAGTAGTAGATGTTGAAAACTTGGTGCTAGGTTGTCCTTCTCTTCATAAACTACATGCAGAAGGGATAATGGAAAAGCTTCCAAAAGCTCAACTATTTCCACCCCATCTTTCAAAGTTAACTTTGTGGGGTTGTAAGCTTGTGGAAGATCCTATGGTAACATTAGAGAAGCTTCTTAATTTGAAGTACCTAAGTTGTTGGGAAATGTTTGTTGGAAAGAAAATGGTATGCTCATTAAATGGTTTTCGTAAACTTGAAGTTCTAGTGATACGCGGCTTTCGTAATTTAGAGGAATGGGTGGTAGAGAATCATGCCATGCCTTGTCTTTATAGACTGAGTATATGTGATTGCAACAAGTTAATGAGTGTTCCTGATGGACTCAAATTTGTTGATGGTTTGAAGGAATTAGAGATCACATGGATGCCTAAATTATTCCAGACTAGGCTTGGAATTGATGGAGAGGATTATCATAAAGTCCAACATGTGCCATCCATTGTATTTTTCAACTAG
- the LOC101507471 gene encoding putative disease resistance protein At1g50180 isoform X4, with protein MMVESVVSFTVERLGDLLIEEANLLHGVSDQIKKLQIELKRMRCFLRDADRKQGEGGETMKNWISEIRKLAYDAEDVIEIYAIKVAASGSMIPFYKLKHAHKVGNKIISINSQISDITRSLQTYGLTTTTTRDNEESHFALETQRQLRWSYSHVAEEFIVGLDEDIKQVVEWLINQEDQHCQLVYICGMGGLGKTTLAKNVYHYSSIRRHFEGFAWVYVSQQCKKREVWEGILLQLINSPTKEERDEIRNMRDEELAKKLYKVQQEKMCLIILDDVWSNETWDILSPALPLKSTKSKIVFTSRNKGISSHVDPKGLLHEPGFLSAEHSLALFQKKAFPSKDDPEFTICSDFERLGRDMVAKCAGLPLAIIVLGGLLATKETINEWEKIHKYIASYLIRGDVHERQSRLAEKVLFHLNMRPKGVKQRRMLPSDTSVA; from the exons ATGATGGTTGAGTCAGTTGTGTCCTTTACAGTTGAAAGGCTTGGTGACCTACTAATTGAAGAGGCAAATTTGTTACATGGGGTAAGtgaccaaataaaaaaattgcaaattgaACTAAAGAGGATGCGATGCTTCTTAAGAGATGCTGATAGAAAGCAGGGTGAAGGTGGTGAGACTATGAAAAATTGGATATCCGAGATCAGAAAACTAGCTTACGATGCTGAGGATGTGATTGAAATTTATGCCATCAAAGTTGCAGCTTCAGGTTCAATGATTCCTTTCTACAAACTAAAACATGCTCACAAAGTTGGAAATAAGATTATATCTATTAATTCTCAAATATCTGACATTACAAGAAGTTTACAAACGTACGGTTtaaccacaacaacaacaagagaCAATGAAGAATCACACTTTGCATTGGAGACACAAAGACAATTAAGATGGTCTTATTCTCATGTCGCGGAAGAGTTCATTGTAGGGTTGGATGAGGACATAAAGCAAGTGGTGGAATGGCTAATAAATCAAGAAGATCAACATTGTCAATTGGTTTATATTTGTGGAATGGGTGGCCTAGGTAAAACAACACTTGCTAAAAATGTTTATCATTATAGTTCCATTAGGAGACACTTTGAGGGTTTTGCTTGGGTCTATGTATCTCAACAATGCAAAAAAAGAGAGGTTTGGGAGGGAATTTTACTTCAGCTAATTAATTCCCCTACCAAAGAAGAGAGAGATGAGATTAGGAACATGAGAGATGAAGAATTGGCTAAAAAGTTGTACAAAGTACAACAAGAGAAAATGTGTTTGATCATCTTGGATGATGTATGGAGCAATGAGACTTGGGATATTTTAAGTCCAGCTTTACCATTGAAAAGTACCAAGAGTAAGATAGTTTTCACGTCTCGCAATAAAGGCATCTCATCTCATGTTGATCCCAAAGGCTTGCTTCATGAACCTGGGTTCTTAAGTGCTGAACATAGTTTGGCATTGTTTCAGAAGAAAGCTTTTCCATCAAAAGATGATCCAG AGTTCACAATTTGCAGTGACTTTGAAAGATTAGGCAGAGATATGGTTGCAAAATGTGCTGGTCTGCCTTTGGCTATCATTGTCCTTGGAGGGCTTTTGGCTACAAAGGAAACAATCAATGAATGggaaaaaatacataaatatatagcTTCATACCTAATAAGAGGAGATGTACATGAAAGACAATCAAGATTAGCTGAG AAGGTTTTGTTTCATCTCAATATGAGACCGAAAGGGGTGAAACAGCGGAGGATGTTGCCGAGCGATACCTCAGTAGCTTAA
- the LOC101507471 gene encoding PI-PLC X domain-containing protein At5g67130 isoform X5, which translates to MQFEIIEDLVQLLDECNADEDCGAGLYCSSCAFGFSGSRCVRSSITDQFKLLNNSLPFNKYAFLTTHNSFSIEGEPSHTGVPRITQIDQQDNITQQLNNGVRALMLDTYDFDGDVWLCHSFKGNCYAFTAFEPAVDTLKEVEAFLTANPTEIVTIFLEDYVKTPKALTNVFTKADLMKYWFPLASMPKNGEDWPLVSDMVAKNHRLLVFTSKRAKEQSEGIAYQWNYMVENQYGDDGMKEGNCSNRAESDTLNDKTKSLVLVNYFRSNPFKQLSCKDNAGGLINMLHTCYGAAGNRWANFVAVDFYKKSQGGGAFQAVDTLNGKLLCGCDDVHSCVPGSTSQVCTPP; encoded by the exons ATGCAATTTGAAATCATTGAAGACTTGGTACAA cTTCTTGATGAGTGCAACGCTGATGAAGATTGTGGAGCTGGACTCTACTGTTCTTCATGTGCATTTGGATTTTCAGGGTCTAGATGTGTGAGATCATCTATTACAGATCAATTCAAACTCCTT AATAATTCTCTACCATTCAACAAATATGCATTTTTGACAACGCATAACTCATTTTCCATTGAAGGGGAGCCATCTCACACAGGGGTGCCTCGAATTACTCAAATTGATCAACAAGACAACATCACCCAACAACTAAAT AATGGAGTTCGGGCACTAATGTTGGATACATATGATTTTGATGGAGATGTGTGGTTATGTCACTCATTTAAAGGAAATTGTTATGCCTTCACAGCATTT GAACCAGCTGTCGACACATTGAAGGAAGTTGAAGCATTTTTAACAGCAAATCCAACAGAAATTGTGACAATTTTCTTGGAAGATTATGTTAAAACCCCAAAAGCTTTGACAAATGTCTTCACTAAAGCTGATCTTATGAAGTATTGGTTTCCATTGGCTAGCATGCCAAAAAATGGTGAAGATTGGCCTCTAGTGAGTGATATGGTTGCCAAAAACCATAGATTATTAGTTTTCACATCTAAAAGGGCTAAAGAACAAAGTGAAGGAATTGCTTACCAATGGAATTACATGGTCGAAAATCAAT ATGGGGATGATGGAATGAAAGAAGGAAATTGTTCAAACAGGGCAGAATCAGATACTCTTAATGACAAAACTAAATCCTTAGTGTTGGTAAACTATTTTAGATCAAATCCATTTAAGCAACTCTCATGTAAAGATAATGCTGGTGGACTCATTAACATGCTTCACACTTGTTATGGTGCTGCTGGTAACAGATGGGCTAATTTTGTTGCTGTTGATTTTTACAAG AAGAGTCAAGGTGGTGGTGCATTTCAAGCTGTGGACACACTCAATGGAAAACTATTGTGTGGATGTGATGATGTTCATTCATGTGTG CCAGGATCAACTTCACAAGTTTGCACACCACCATAG
- the LOC101507471 gene encoding putative disease resistance protein At1g59780 isoform X2: MMVESVVSFTVERLGDLLIEEANLLHGVSDQIKKLQIELKRMRCFLRDADRKQGEGGETMKNWISEIRKLAYDAEDVIEIYAIKVAASGSMIPFYKLKHAHKVGNKIISINSQISDITRSLQTYGLTTTTTRDNEESHFALETQRQLRWSYSHVAEEFIVGLDEDIKQVVEWLINQEDQHCQLVYICGMGGLEFTICSDFERLGRDMVAKCAGLPLAIIVLGGLLATKETINEWEKIHKYIASYLIRGDVHERQSRLAEVLDLSYYDLPYQLKPCFLYLSQFPEDFEIPKNKLIQLWMAEGFVSSQYETERGETAEDVAERYLSSLISRCMVQVGQIGSTGKIKTCRLHDLMRDMCSSKARKEHFLYVIGRSQQNNSINNVSSSSSSSSSPSNILIDARNNGGVRRLALFLDQHVDKLIPFPPNELKNHQHLRSLVYFHDKKCRVESWKLLKDVFENFKLLRVLDLEGVKGSKGQSLPKEVGNLLWLKFLSLKRTRIQILPSSLGKLENLQSLNLQTVDKVSWDSTVEIPNIISKMKRLRHLYLPNWCGNVSGIMQLENLINLQTLVNFPASKCDVKDLLKLKKLKKLVLNDPRYFQKFTEIFIPNKKLECLESLSLKTDMLSFPDQVVDVENLVLGCPSLHKLHAEGIMEKLPKAQLFPPHLSKLTLWGCKLVEDPMVTLEKLLNLKYLSCWEMFVGKKMVCSLNGFRKLEVLVIRGFRNLEEWVVENHAMPCLYRLSICDCNKLMSVPDGLKFVDGLKELEITWMPKLFQTRLGIDGEDYHKVQHVPSIVFFN, encoded by the exons ATGATGGTTGAGTCAGTTGTGTCCTTTACAGTTGAAAGGCTTGGTGACCTACTAATTGAAGAGGCAAATTTGTTACATGGGGTAAGtgaccaaataaaaaaattgcaaattgaACTAAAGAGGATGCGATGCTTCTTAAGAGATGCTGATAGAAAGCAGGGTGAAGGTGGTGAGACTATGAAAAATTGGATATCCGAGATCAGAAAACTAGCTTACGATGCTGAGGATGTGATTGAAATTTATGCCATCAAAGTTGCAGCTTCAGGTTCAATGATTCCTTTCTACAAACTAAAACATGCTCACAAAGTTGGAAATAAGATTATATCTATTAATTCTCAAATATCTGACATTACAAGAAGTTTACAAACGTACGGTTtaaccacaacaacaacaagagaCAATGAAGAATCACACTTTGCATTGGAGACACAAAGACAATTAAGATGGTCTTATTCTCATGTCGCGGAAGAGTTCATTGTAGGGTTGGATGAGGACATAAAGCAAGTGGTGGAATGGCTAATAAATCAAGAAGATCAACATTGTCAATTGGTTTATATTTGTGGAATGGGTGGCCTAG AGTTCACAATTTGCAGTGACTTTGAAAGATTAGGCAGAGATATGGTTGCAAAATGTGCTGGTCTGCCTTTGGCTATCATTGTCCTTGGAGGGCTTTTGGCTACAAAGGAAACAATCAATGAATGggaaaaaatacataaatatatagcTTCATACCTAATAAGAGGAGATGTACATGAAAGACAATCAAGATTAGCTGAGGTATTGGACTTAAGTTACTATGATTTGCCTTATCAACTGAAACCATGTTTTCTCTATTTAAGTCAATTTCCTGAAGACTTTGAGATAccgaaaaataaattaattcagTTGTGGATGGCAGAAGGTTTTGTTTCATCTCAATATGAGACCGAAAGGGGTGAAACAGCGGAGGATGTTGCCGAGCGATACCTCAGTAGCTTAATTAGTCGTTGCATGGTTCAAGTTGGTCAGATAGGGTCTACTGGGAAGATTAAAACTTGTCGACTCCATGATTTAATGCGTGATATGTGTTCGTCAAAGGCTAGAAAGGAACATTTTCTATATGTTATTGGTAGATCACAACAAAATAATAGCATTAACAATGTATCATCTTCGTCGTcgtcatcatcatcaccatctAATATATTAATCGATGCAAGAAATAACGGTGGAGTTCGAAGGCTTGCTCTCTTCTTGGATCAACATGTTGATAAATTGATTCCATTTCCACCTAATGAGCTAAAGAATCATCAACATCTTAGATCTCTTGTATATTTTCATGATAAGAAATGCAGAGTGGAAAGCTGGAAACTACTTAAAGATGTTTTTGAGAACTTCAAACTACTTAGAGTTCTTGATCTTGAAGGAGTTAAAGGGTCAAAGGGACAATCGTTGCCAAAAGAAGTGGGAAATCTGTTATGGTTGAAGTTTTTGAGTCTGAAAAGAACTCGCATACAAATTCTTCCGTCTTCATTAGGAAAATTGGAAAATCTGCAGAGCCTAAATTTGCAAACCGTTGATAAAGTAAGCTGGGATTCTACCGTGGAAATTCCAAACATTATATCGAAGATGAAACGTTTGAGACATTTATATCTTCCTAATTGGTGTGGAAATGTTTCTGGTATCATGCAACTTGAAAATCTGATCAACTTACAGACACTAGTAAATTTTCCAGCTAGTAAATGTGATGTTAAAGATTTGTTGAAACTGAAAAAGCTCAAAAAATTAGTACTAAATGATCCAAGGTATTTTCAAAAGTTCACTGAAATTTTCATTCCAAATAAAAAGTTGGAATGCCTGGAATCATTGTCCTTAAAAACTGACATGCTTTCCTTCCCTGATCAAGTAGTAGATGTTGAAAACTTGGTGCTAGGTTGTCCTTCTCTTCATAAACTACATGCAGAAGGGATAATGGAAAAGCTTCCAAAAGCTCAACTATTTCCACCCCATCTTTCAAAGTTAACTTTGTGGGGTTGTAAGCTTGTGGAAGATCCTATGGTAACATTAGAGAAGCTTCTTAATTTGAAGTACCTAAGTTGTTGGGAAATGTTTGTTGGAAAGAAAATGGTATGCTCATTAAATGGTTTTCGTAAACTTGAAGTTCTAGTGATACGCGGCTTTCGTAATTTAGAGGAATGGGTGGTAGAGAATCATGCCATGCCTTGTCTTTATAGACTGAGTATATGTGATTGCAACAAGTTAATGAGTGTTCCTGATGGACTCAAATTTGTTGATGGTTTGAAGGAATTAGAGATCACATGGATGCCTAAATTATTCCAGACTAGGCTTGGAATTGATGGAGAGGATTATCATAAAGTCCAACATGTGCCATCCATTGTATTTTTCAACTAG